A section of the Campylobacter concisus genome encodes:
- the rpiB gene encoding ribose 5-phosphate isomerase B, with protein MNIDKVFLASDHAGFELKNELKEAIKELGYEVVDLGTNDKNSVDYPDYAHLLASKLESNCYGVLICGTGIGISIAANRHENVRCALCHDEFTARLAREHNDANVIAFGARVIGAGVATAALETFLKTEFAGGRHERRIKKIELKEAK; from the coding sequence ATGAATATAGACAAAGTTTTCTTAGCTAGCGATCACGCTGGTTTTGAGCTAAAAAACGAGCTTAAAGAGGCTATTAAAGAGCTTGGATACGAAGTGGTTGATCTTGGCACAAACGATAAAAATAGCGTTGATTACCCTGACTATGCGCATTTGCTAGCAAGCAAGCTTGAGTCTAACTGCTACGGCGTGCTCATTTGTGGCACAGGTATTGGCATATCAATCGCTGCAAACAGGCATGAAAACGTAAGGTGTGCCCTTTGTCACGACGAATTTACCGCTAGACTTGCAAGAGAACATAACGATGCAAACGTTATCGCTTTTGGAGCAAGGGTTATTGGAGCTGGCGTGGCTACAGCAGCACTTGAAACATTTTTAAAGACAGAGTTTGCAGGCGGCAGACATGAAAGAAGAATCAAAAAAATAGAGCTTAAGGAAGCCAAATGA
- the apt gene encoding adenine phosphoribosyltransferase gives MKILDQKGKEFLLNSIRCINDFPKPGIVFRDITTLLNNKEAFNFLIDHLVARYEDANIDYIAGIESRGFIFGAALAARLRLPFVPIRKPKKLPFITLSQKYSLEYGVDEVQIHIDAFGEKAGARVLLMDDLIATGGTAKASVELINQTNATCVEACFLIDLVDLKGSEKLKSLTKIYSVLEV, from the coding sequence ATGAAAATTTTAGATCAAAAAGGCAAAGAATTTTTACTAAACTCTATTCGCTGCATAAACGACTTTCCAAAGCCTGGCATAGTCTTTCGCGACATCACGACACTACTAAACAACAAAGAAGCATTTAACTTTTTGATAGACCATTTGGTGGCTAGATATGAGGACGCAAATATCGACTATATCGCTGGCATCGAGTCACGAGGCTTTATCTTTGGCGCGGCGCTTGCGGCAAGACTAAGGCTGCCTTTTGTGCCTATTCGCAAGCCAAAAAAACTGCCTTTTATCACGCTTTCTCAAAAATATAGCCTAGAATACGGCGTAGATGAAGTGCAAATTCACATCGATGCTTTTGGAGAAAAAGCAGGCGCTAGAGTGCTTTTGATGGACGATCTCATAGCCACAGGAGGCACTGCAAAGGCTTCAGTTGAGCTTATCAATCAAACTAACGCAACCTGCGTAGAAGCGTGCTTTCTCATAGATCTAGTCGATCTAAAAGGTAGCGAAAAGCTAAAGTCGCTTACTAAAATTTACAGCGTTTTAGAGGTTTAG
- a CDS encoding DedA family protein — protein sequence MEEFFIELLKEYGYIILFVWCIMEGEMALIMAGILAHTTHMHIALAIFVAGLGGFVGDQIYFYLGRYNKKYIAKRLHTQRRKFAVAHIMLKKYGWPIIFLQRYMYGFRVIIPLCIGLTGYDAKKYAFINLISAWCWAAITTIPAWILGEHILVLLQKAKEHWYVAIPVVAIFMGLLIYTFKRIENKILNERRDRRHAVSNS from the coding sequence ATGGAAGAGTTTTTTATAGAACTGCTTAAAGAGTACGGCTACATCATACTTTTTGTCTGGTGTATCATGGAGGGCGAGATGGCCTTAATAATGGCTGGAATTCTCGCTCACACCACGCACATGCACATCGCGCTTGCTATCTTTGTGGCTGGACTTGGAGGCTTTGTGGGTGATCAAATTTACTTCTACCTTGGCCGTTACAATAAAAAATACATCGCAAAAAGGCTTCACACGCAGCGGAGAAAATTTGCAGTGGCGCACATAATGCTGAAAAAATACGGCTGGCCGATCATCTTTTTGCAACGCTATATGTATGGCTTTCGCGTCATCATACCGCTTTGTATAGGACTTACTGGTTATGACGCTAAAAAATATGCCTTTATAAATTTAATCAGCGCTTGGTGCTGGGCGGCGATCACCACCATACCTGCTTGGATACTTGGCGAGCATATATTAGTGTTGCTTCAAAAAGCAAAAGAGCACTGGTACGTCGCTATCCCAGTGGTTGCCATATTTATGGGGCTTTTGATATATACATTTAAGCGCATCGAAAATAAAATTTTAAACGAAAGGAGAGATAGAAGACATGCAGTTTCAAATAGTTGA
- a CDS encoding leucyl aminopeptidase — translation MQFQIVDKKLKDIKADIELIFVVDKELKHKFIGDKEAIKFNNYKGDSVLILSEAKRAYVPLSKLDLDELRVAAAKAYNALKSLNIKSIKLASYVAECQKLSFEALAEGFLLGSYEFNKYKEKKEKYTLKEIIFSTEEFAGKKIDLKVASEGFKEAEIIANATNFAKDIVNEIPEIYTPQKMAEDAQNLAKNIASIKCEVYDEKFLAKENMNAFLAVNRASVHKPRLIHLTYKPKKSKKRIIFVGKGLTYDSGGLSLKPADYMLTMKSDKSGAAAALGIIKGAAELNLPFEIHAILGATENMIGGNAYKPDDVLMSRSGVSIEVRNTDAEGRLVLADCLSYAQDFKPDILIDMATLTGACVVGLGEYTTGIMGNSESLKSEFKNKIKDSGELATTLDFNPYLSELIKSQIADVSNCASSRYGGAITAGMFLAKFIKDEYKDKWLHLDIAGPAYREKAWGYNQAGASGAGVRMNLYFLQALSKEN, via the coding sequence ATGCAGTTTCAAATAGTTGATAAAAAATTAAAAGATATAAAAGCTGATATTGAACTAATTTTCGTAGTAGATAAGGAGTTAAAACATAAATTTATAGGCGATAAAGAGGCTATTAAATTTAACAATTACAAGGGCGATAGCGTCCTCATCCTAAGCGAGGCAAAAAGGGCTTACGTGCCACTTTCTAAGCTTGATCTTGATGAACTTAGAGTTGCAGCTGCGAAAGCTTACAATGCGCTAAAATCGCTAAATATCAAGAGCATAAAGCTAGCTTCTTACGTAGCAGAGTGTCAAAAACTAAGCTTTGAGGCGCTAGCTGAGGGCTTTTTGCTTGGGAGCTATGAATTTAACAAGTATAAAGAGAAAAAAGAGAAATACACCCTAAAAGAGATCATCTTTTCTACTGAAGAATTTGCTGGCAAAAAGATCGATCTAAAAGTCGCGAGTGAGGGCTTTAAAGAGGCAGAGATAATAGCAAATGCTACAAATTTCGCAAAAGATATCGTAAATGAAATCCCAGAAATTTATACACCACAAAAGATGGCCGAGGACGCGCAAAATTTAGCCAAAAATATCGCAAGCATAAAGTGCGAGGTCTATGACGAGAAATTTCTTGCAAAAGAGAACATGAATGCATTTTTAGCGGTAAATCGTGCGAGCGTACATAAACCAAGGCTTATCCATCTAACCTACAAGCCTAAAAAGTCTAAAAAACGCATCATCTTTGTTGGCAAAGGCCTAACATACGATAGCGGCGGCCTTAGCTTGAAGCCTGCTGATTATATGCTCACTATGAAATCAGACAAAAGCGGTGCAGCAGCAGCTCTAGGCATCATAAAAGGTGCAGCGGAGTTAAATTTACCATTTGAAATTCACGCCATTTTAGGCGCAACTGAAAATATGATCGGTGGCAACGCTTATAAGCCTGATGACGTGCTAATGTCAAGAAGTGGCGTTAGCATAGAGGTTAGAAACACCGATGCAGAGGGACGTTTAGTGCTGGCTGATTGCCTAAGCTACGCGCAAGACTTTAAGCCAGACATCCTAATCGACATGGCAACCCTAACTGGCGCTTGCGTCGTGGGACTTGGCGAATACACAACAGGCATCATGGGCAACAGCGAGAGCCTAAAAAGCGAGTTTAAAAACAAGATAAAAGATAGTGGCGAGCTAGCGACTACGCTTGATTTTAACCCTTATCTTAGCGAGCTTATCAAAAGCCAGATCGCAGACGTTAGCAACTGCGCCTCAAGCAGATATGGCGGCGCAATCACAGCTGGTATGTTTCTAGCCAAATTTATCAAAGATGAGTACAAAGATAAGTGGCTACACCTTGATATTGCAGGCCCAGCATACCGCGAAAAGGCTTGGGGATACAACCAAGCAGGTGCAAGCGGAGCGGGCGTTAGGATGAATTTATACTTTTTACAAGCACTTAGTAAGGAGAATTGA
- the ychF gene encoding redox-regulated ATPase YchF encodes MGLSVGIVGLPNVGKSTTFNALTKAQNAESANYPFCTIEPNKAIVPVPDKRLNELAKIVSPNKIQYSTIEFVDIAGLVKGASSGEGLGNKFLSNIRETELILHIVRCFEDENITHVEGSVDPVRDIEIIQTELILADIEQLNKKIEKLTREAKANAKGAKEALEIANLLLAHLNEGKSASSFEQRDSETFLALNKELRLLSAKEVVYGANVDEEGLSEDNKFVKALKEYAKASDHEVIKLCAKVEEELIGLSDEEAHEFLASLGTSESGLEKIIRTSFAKLNLISYFTAGVVEVRAWTITKGWKAPKAASVIHNDFERGFIRAEVISYDDYIAHGGENGAKEAGKMRLEGKDYIVQDGDVMHFRFNV; translated from the coding sequence ATGGGACTTTCAGTTGGAATAGTAGGCCTACCAAATGTGGGCAAATCAACGACATTTAACGCACTTACAAAGGCGCAAAATGCCGAGAGTGCAAACTATCCGTTTTGCACTATCGAGCCAAACAAAGCCATCGTGCCAGTGCCTGATAAGCGCCTAAATGAGCTTGCAAAGATAGTTAGTCCTAATAAAATTCAGTATTCAACCATCGAATTTGTTGATATCGCAGGCCTTGTAAAAGGGGCTAGCTCTGGCGAAGGTCTTGGCAATAAATTTTTATCAAACATCAGAGAGACCGAGCTTATTTTGCACATAGTTCGCTGCTTTGAGGATGAGAACATCACTCACGTCGAGGGTAGCGTCGATCCAGTAAGAGACATAGAGATCATCCAAACCGAGCTGATACTAGCTGATATTGAGCAACTAAACAAAAAGATAGAAAAGCTCACAAGAGAGGCGAAGGCAAATGCAAAAGGCGCTAAAGAGGCACTTGAGATAGCAAATTTACTCCTTGCTCACCTAAATGAAGGTAAAAGCGCAAGCAGCTTTGAGCAAAGAGATAGCGAGACATTTTTAGCACTAAACAAAGAGCTAAGACTTTTAAGCGCCAAAGAGGTAGTTTATGGTGCGAACGTCGATGAAGAAGGACTTAGTGAAGATAATAAATTTGTAAAAGCACTAAAAGAGTACGCAAAAGCCTCAGATCACGAGGTGATCAAGCTTTGCGCCAAAGTAGAAGAGGAGCTAATCGGACTAAGCGACGAAGAGGCTCACGAGTTTTTAGCCTCTCTTGGCACGAGCGAAAGTGGTCTTGAAAAGATCATAAGAACGTCTTTTGCAAAGCTAAATTTGATAAGCTATTTCACCGCTGGCGTCGTTGAAGTAAGAGCTTGGACGATCACAAAGGGCTGGAAAGCACCAAAAGCAGCAAGCGTCATCCACAACGACTTTGAAAGAGGTTTTATAAGGGCTGAAGTGATAAGCTACGACGACTACATCGCACATGGCGGCGAAAACGGAGCCAAAGAGGCTGGCAAGATGAGACTTGAGGGTAAAGACTACATCGTACAAGATGGCGATGTTATGCACTTTAGATTTAATGTTTAA
- a CDS encoding phosphatidylserine decarboxylase — translation MNKDNLFSQFFGKVARINFFKPLQEVINSFYIKMFKIDMSEFKPANEYKNLNELFTRRLIKPRDFDAADEMFISPVDGTCLSFGSTKELKAFSIKGMEYSVSELLGQSELEGEYDFANIYLSPKDYHHYHAPCDIAIKKAIYIPGKLYSVAAKWLAKVDSLYTKNERVALSCEIKNGKKLWLVFVGALNVGKMKFCFDERIQTNAMANFTQIYEYENLHIKKGECLGNFELGSTIVMLSEKDAIEYNLFENKELKFAETIGLIK, via the coding sequence ATGAATAAAGACAATCTGTTTTCTCAATTTTTTGGAAAGGTTGCAAGGATTAACTTTTTCAAACCACTTCAAGAGGTCATAAATTCTTTTTATATAAAGATGTTTAAGATAGATATGAGCGAGTTTAAACCAGCAAATGAATATAAAAATTTAAATGAGCTTTTTACTAGAAGGCTCATAAAACCAAGAGATTTTGATGCAGCAGATGAGATGTTTATAAGCCCAGTTGATGGTACTTGTCTTAGTTTTGGTAGCACAAAGGAACTAAAGGCCTTTAGTATAAAAGGCATGGAGTATAGTGTAAGTGAACTATTGGGGCAGAGTGAGCTTGAGGGCGAATATGACTTTGCAAATATCTATCTTAGCCCAAAAGATTATCATCATTATCATGCGCCTTGCGATATTGCCATTAAAAAAGCCATATACATTCCGGGTAAGCTTTACAGCGTGGCTGCAAAATGGCTTGCAAAAGTAGACAGCCTTTATACAAAGAACGAACGCGTAGCGCTATCTTGTGAGATAAAAAATGGTAAGAAACTTTGGCTTGTTTTTGTAGGTGCGTTAAATGTCGGAAAGATGAAATTTTGTTTTGATGAGCGTATACAGACAAATGCGATGGCAAATTTTACACAAATTTACGAGTATGAAAATTTACATATCAAAAAGGGCGAGTGCCTTGGGAATTTTGAGCTTGGCTCAACTATTGTGATGCTTAGCGAAAAAGATGCGATCGAATATAATCTCTTTGAAAATAAAGAGCTTAAATTTGCTGAGACTATCGGGCTTATAAAATAA
- a CDS encoding metallophosphoesterase, which produces MGLFRIIIGALIFSVLTNLYSYKRFIKKVSFFTPHLKKIRIFFYIISVLEFVFVLQLRFSFLNIELYLIAGTLIGFSLFLFGVSLFYDVVRSICSKAHFNPTRRKFIKFCFDVTFVIFVIACFLKGIFNALMPPKIRQVDIKIKNLQSSLKIAMITDVHIGEFLQKDFIKKLVNDINLANPDIVVIVGDLVDVNAAFIEDFLEPLKSLKSTYGTFYVPGNHEYYHGIDGILEKISSLGIEILGNKNKKIASINLAGVYDLAGIRFKHLEPNLDEALTGRDPSLPTILLSHQPKFIKSMQKDVDLVLCGHTHAGQIFPFGLLVLLDQGFLHGLYKINDKMQAYVSSGAGFWGPPVRIFAPSEIAILNLSKE; this is translated from the coding sequence TTGGGACTTTTTCGGATTATTATCGGGGCACTTATCTTTAGTGTTCTTACAAATTTATACTCATACAAACGTTTTATTAAAAAGGTATCGTTTTTTACACCGCATCTTAAAAAAATTCGTATATTTTTCTATATTATTAGTGTACTTGAGTTTGTATTTGTTCTTCAACTAAGATTTTCTTTTTTAAATATAGAACTCTATCTGATAGCAGGAACGCTCATTGGTTTTTCTCTTTTTTTATTTGGCGTTAGTTTGTTTTATGATGTTGTTAGATCCATTTGCTCAAAAGCTCATTTTAATCCCACAAGACGAAAATTTATTAAATTTTGCTTTGATGTGACATTTGTCATTTTTGTAATTGCTTGTTTTTTAAAAGGTATTTTCAATGCTTTAATGCCACCAAAGATAAGGCAAGTAGATATAAAAATAAAAAATTTACAAAGCAGCCTAAAAATAGCCATGATAACGGACGTGCATATAGGAGAATTTTTACAGAAAGACTTTATTAAAAAACTCGTCAATGACATAAATTTGGCAAATCCTGACATCGTAGTGATAGTGGGTGACTTAGTTGATGTAAATGCCGCTTTTATAGAAGATTTTCTAGAGCCATTAAAAAGTCTTAAAAGTACTTATGGGACTTTTTATGTACCTGGCAATCATGAATATTATCACGGAATAGATGGCATTTTAGAAAAGATCAGTTCTCTTGGCATAGAAATTTTAGGTAATAAAAACAAAAAAATTGCGAGTATAAATCTAGCTGGCGTTTACGATTTGGCTGGCATTAGGTTTAAACATTTAGAGCCAAACTTAGATGAGGCATTGACAGGACGTGACCCATCGCTACCCACTATCTTGCTCTCTCATCAGCCAAAATTTATAAAATCAATGCAGAAAGATGTTGATCTAGTGCTTTGCGGACATACGCACGCTGGTCAAATTTTTCCTTTTGGTCTTTTAGTATTACTTGATCAGGGATTTTTACATGGCCTTTATAAGATTAATGATAAAATGCAAGCTTATGTTAGCAGTGGTGCTGGATTTTGGGGGCCTCCTGTTAGAATTTTTGCTCCAAGTGAGATTGCAATATTAAATTTAAGCAAGGAATAA
- a CDS encoding multiheme c-type cytochrome has product MFKKSLMLLACLMSFGFAANMDANKSDALNLNVVKNIKVAHKMSDLSKSCVECHAKETPGIVADWKNSRHAHVGVSCMDCHSVNADNPMASVKVHPKDSNNHVSMLVSPKTCAKCHENEVEEFVKSGHARGAMQMYANPVIVKLMYHYEGMDHPEYKMAPDATGCTQCHGTVIKLDADHKPTKETWPNYGIGNVYPDGGVGGCKSCHSAHTFSIAEARKPAACASCHLGPDHPDIEIFNNSMHGHIYNSEAHKWNFDAAPDTWDVPDFRAPTCAACHMSGVGETTTTHNVSRRLKWNLWGVSSKLRTAGDEQAAVVYEKTGKLNVGTPLAGHPNGPEAARAEMKLVCKACHTSTHTDNFFIMGDKQVELYNVYNAEATKMLEELKAKNLLLADAWEDEFQDVYYHMWHHEGRRMRQGALMGGPDYSHWHGVFEVKNDIRKLRKIYKERIESGKVQ; this is encoded by the coding sequence ATGTTTAAAAAGTCGCTAATGTTATTAGCCTGTCTAATGTCTTTTGGCTTTGCCGCAAACATGGATGCAAATAAATCTGACGCTTTAAACCTTAATGTTGTAAAAAACATTAAAGTTGCTCACAAAATGTCAGACTTATCAAAAAGCTGTGTTGAGTGCCACGCTAAAGAGACACCCGGCATAGTTGCCGATTGGAAAAATAGTCGCCACGCTCACGTTGGCGTAAGTTGTATGGATTGCCACTCTGTAAATGCAGATAATCCTATGGCTTCAGTTAAGGTGCATCCAAAAGATTCTAACAACCATGTTTCAATGCTAGTTAGCCCAAAAACTTGTGCTAAGTGTCACGAAAATGAGGTTGAAGAATTTGTTAAGAGTGGTCACGCAAGAGGTGCTATGCAAATGTATGCTAACCCTGTGATAGTAAAACTAATGTATCACTATGAAGGTATGGATCATCCAGAATACAAAATGGCTCCAGACGCTACTGGTTGTACACAGTGCCACGGAACCGTCATCAAACTAGACGCTGATCACAAACCTACAAAAGAGACTTGGCCAAACTACGGTATAGGTAATGTTTATCCTGATGGTGGCGTAGGCGGATGTAAATCATGCCACAGCGCGCACACATTTAGCATAGCTGAAGCTAGAAAACCAGCTGCTTGTGCATCTTGCCACCTTGGACCTGATCACCCAGATATTGAGATCTTTAACAACTCAATGCACGGACATATCTATAATAGCGAAGCTCACAAATGGAATTTTGATGCTGCTCCTGATACATGGGATGTACCAGACTTTAGAGCTCCAACTTGTGCAGCTTGCCACATGAGTGGTGTTGGTGAAACAACAACAACTCACAATGTTTCAAGAAGACTAAAATGGAACCTATGGGGCGTCAGCAGTAAGCTAAGAACAGCTGGTGATGAACAAGCTGCTGTTGTTTACGAAAAAACTGGCAAACTAAACGTAGGAACACCTCTAGCAGGTCATCCAAATGGACCAGAAGCAGCAAGAGCTGAGATGAAGCTAGTTTGTAAAGCTTGCCATACATCAACTCATACAGATAACTTCTTCATTATGGGTGATAAACAAGTAGAGCTTTATAACGTTTACAATGCTGAAGCAACTAAGATGCTTGAAGAGTTGAAAGCTAAAAACTTACTACTCGCAGACGCTTGGGAAGATGAATTCCAAGATGTTTACTATCATATGTGGCACCACGAAGGTCGCCGTATGAGACAAGGCGCTCTAATGGGTGGCCCTGACTATTCACACTGGCATGGTGTATTCGAAGTTAAAAATGATATAAGAAAACTTCGCAAAATCTATAAAGAAAGAATTGAGTCTGGCAAAGTCCAGTAA
- a CDS encoding cytochrome c3 family protein, giving the protein MAEVKKKFFVWSSVIIGIVIGLIASMGIADVLHATGSGFVCTMCHTMDPMMLQYHEDVHGGNNKLGIKAECSACHLDHTSAYTYVLTKLKVSINDGYKTFFTDTDKIDWHKKREHASHFVYDSGCMTCHSNLKNIIQAGKSFLPHRDYFVLGNPNKKSCVDCHEHVGHKNLGLQMDKFEAIKKQENNKTK; this is encoded by the coding sequence TTGGCTGAAGTTAAGAAGAAATTTTTTGTTTGGTCATCTGTTATTATCGGCATTGTGATCGGACTTATTGCGTCTATGGGTATAGCTGATGTACTTCATGCGACTGGTAGTGGATTTGTCTGTACCATGTGTCACACGATGGATCCTATGATGCTGCAATATCATGAAGATGTACATGGTGGCAATAACAAGCTTGGCATAAAAGCTGAATGTTCAGCCTGTCACCTGGACCACACAAGTGCCTATACCTATGTACTTACAAAACTTAAAGTATCGATAAATGATGGCTATAAGACATTTTTTACAGATACAGACAAGATCGACTGGCATAAAAAACGCGAGCATGCATCTCACTTTGTCTATGATAGTGGTTGTATGACTTGCCACTCAAATTTAAAAAATATTATTCAAGCTGGTAAATCATTCTTGCCACATAGAGATTATTTCGTTCTTGGAAATCCTAATAAGAAATCATGTGTTGATTGCCATGAGCATGTTGGCCACAAGAATTTAGGACTACAAATGGATAAATTTGAAGCAATTAAAAAACAAGAAAACAATAAAACCAAGTAA
- a CDS encoding Crp/Fnr family transcriptional regulator — MIEQIPFFQGLSADDLAKLEAISVVKKYKKGEFLFIEGEEPKWLTFLITGSVKLYKTTANGKEIFIHQLAPMNFVAEVVNFENIPYPASAIFTISGEVLKINYEKFEAQFLTKPEICMKFLKSMAQKIRITTNLLHQELILSSEEKVARFILNHEDLFNELKHTKISSILNMTPETFSRILNKFKTNGLVKLDEKNQILEKDVGGLQEIYSY, encoded by the coding sequence ATGATAGAACAAATCCCATTTTTTCAAGGTCTTAGCGCCGATGACCTAGCCAAACTTGAAGCAATAAGTGTTGTTAAAAAATACAAAAAAGGCGAGTTTTTATTTATAGAGGGCGAGGAGCCAAAGTGGCTTACATTTTTGATAACTGGCTCGGTTAAGCTTTATAAAACTACGGCAAATGGCAAGGAAATTTTTATCCATCAGCTTGCACCTATGAATTTTGTAGCTGAAGTTGTAAATTTTGAAAATATCCCTTATCCAGCAAGCGCCATTTTTACTATCTCTGGCGAGGTTTTAAAGATAAATTATGAAAAATTTGAAGCACAATTTTTAACAAAGCCAGAAATTTGCATGAAATTTCTAAAATCAATGGCACAAAAGATAAGAATAACTACAAATTTACTCCACCAAGAACTAATACTAAGCTCCGAAGAGAAGGTGGCTAGGTTCATTTTAAATCATGAAGATCTATTTAATGAGCTAAAGCATACAAAAATTTCATCAATACTCAATATGACTCCAGAAACTTTTTCGAGAATTTTAAATAAATTTAAAACAAATGGTTTAGTCAAACTTGATGAGAAGAACCAAATTTTGGAAAAAGATGTAGGTGGACTACAAGAAATTTATTCTTATTGA